One genomic segment of Streptomyces sp. RKND-216 includes these proteins:
- the bfr gene encoding bacterioferritin, whose product MQGDPEVIEFLNEQLTAELTAINQYFLHAKMQDNFGWTKLAKYTRSESFDEMRHAERLTDRILLLEGLPNYQRLFHVRVGQTVTEMFQADRQVEVEAIDRLRRGIEVMRAKNDITSANIFEDILADEEHHIDYLDTQLELIEKLGEPLYLAQQIEQPADA is encoded by the coding sequence ATGCAGGGAGACCCCGAGGTCATCGAGTTCCTGAACGAGCAGCTGACCGCCGAGCTCACGGCGATCAACCAGTACTTCCTGCACGCGAAGATGCAGGACAACTTCGGGTGGACCAAGCTCGCGAAGTACACCCGCTCCGAGTCCTTCGACGAGATGCGGCACGCCGAGCGGCTGACCGACCGCATCCTGCTGCTGGAGGGGCTGCCCAACTACCAGCGCCTCTTCCACGTGCGGGTGGGCCAGACGGTCACCGAGATGTTCCAGGCCGACCGGCAGGTCGAGGTCGAGGCGATCGACCGCCTCCGGCGCGGGATCGAGGTGATGCGCGCCAAGAACGACATCACCTCGGCGAACATCTTCGAGGACATCCTTGCCGACGAGGAGCACCACATCGACTACCTCGACACGCAGCTGGAGCTGATCGAGAAGCTCGGTGAACCGCTGTACCTCGCCCAGCAGATCGAGCAGCCGGCGGACGCCTGA
- a CDS encoding sulfite oxidase-like oxidoreductase, whose protein sequence is MGQPESHGGEHPPLPPGQRLQRGWPVTHYGPVPKFRPERWEFRVFGATADGRKHCWSHEEFTALRYETVTADLHCVTKFSMVGAEWGGVLARTLLALAPPAPEAGHVMVWAEYGFSSNLRLADFTADHTVFATHRGGELLTAEHGFPVRLIVPHLYAWKGPKWVRGIEYMTEDRRGFWEERGYHNVGDPWREQRYSYQEDPGDGPEP, encoded by the coding sequence ATGGGTCAGCCGGAGAGCCACGGAGGGGAGCACCCACCGCTCCCGCCCGGGCAGCGACTCCAGCGCGGCTGGCCGGTCACCCACTACGGGCCGGTGCCGAAGTTCCGTCCGGAGCGTTGGGAGTTCCGCGTCTTCGGTGCCACCGCGGACGGCCGCAAGCACTGCTGGTCCCACGAGGAGTTCACGGCCCTCCGGTACGAGACGGTGACCGCCGACCTGCACTGCGTCACCAAGTTCAGCATGGTCGGCGCCGAGTGGGGCGGCGTACTCGCCCGGACCCTGCTGGCCCTCGCGCCGCCCGCCCCCGAGGCGGGCCACGTCATGGTGTGGGCCGAGTACGGCTTCAGCTCCAACCTGCGGCTCGCCGACTTCACCGCCGACCACACCGTCTTCGCCACCCACCGCGGCGGCGAACTCCTCACCGCGGAGCACGGCTTCCCCGTCCGCCTGATCGTTCCGCACCTGTACGCGTGGAAGGGCCCCAAGTGGGTCCGCGGCATCGAGTACATGACCGAAGACCGCCGCGGCTTCTGGGAGGAGCGCGGCTACCACAACGTCGGAGACCCGTGGCGGGAACAGCGCTACAGCTACCAGGAGGACCCCGGCGACGGCCCCGAGCCGTGA
- a CDS encoding alpha/beta hydrolase: MASTRAPAAPAGVDRYAVLHGLRFHYREWGEHDAPAVLVLHGLLGHCREWDTLDAGLARRFRVLAPDQRGHGESDRTAAYNAAALAADVTDLARRLDLPRLHLVGHSMGGLAALLTAADDHDLVERLVLLDVGPDSLTTPWAREALPTMLRGLRDVTYGDPDEAVRDWLDGDPLAREALVRHVVAHNLIRRADGRLAWRFDADGLTGFVAGAAGEDDLWQAVDRVAAPTLLVRGRHSELLSQATAARMVDRLADAAFAEIPDAAHDLAVQNPEAVTTAVLSFLSRCPRGGTGGPHQPRAVRRAWTLGPSSGSPVKVFRADDSTSA; encoded by the coding sequence ATGGCTTCGACGCGCGCCCCCGCCGCACCCGCCGGCGTCGACCGCTACGCCGTCCTGCACGGACTCCGCTTCCACTACCGGGAGTGGGGGGAGCACGATGCCCCCGCCGTCCTGGTGCTCCACGGTCTGCTCGGCCACTGTCGTGAGTGGGACACCCTGGACGCTGGCCTCGCCCGGCGCTTCCGCGTCCTCGCTCCGGATCAGCGCGGCCACGGCGAGTCCGACCGGACCGCCGCGTACAACGCCGCCGCCCTGGCCGCCGACGTGACGGACCTGGCCCGGCGGCTGGACCTTCCGCGTCTGCATCTGGTCGGCCATTCGATGGGCGGCCTGGCGGCGCTGCTGACCGCCGCCGACGACCACGACCTGGTCGAACGGCTCGTCCTGCTCGACGTCGGTCCGGACTCCCTCACCACCCCCTGGGCCCGCGAGGCGCTGCCGACGATGCTCCGGGGGCTGCGCGACGTCACGTACGGCGACCCGGACGAAGCGGTACGGGACTGGCTCGACGGCGACCCGCTGGCGCGCGAGGCCCTGGTCCGGCACGTCGTCGCGCACAACCTGATCCGCCGCGCCGACGGTCGCCTGGCCTGGCGGTTCGACGCGGACGGCCTCACCGGCTTCGTCGCCGGCGCCGCCGGCGAGGACGACCTGTGGCAGGCCGTCGACCGCGTCGCGGCGCCGACCCTGCTGGTCCGCGGCCGGCACAGCGAACTCCTCTCGCAGGCCACTGCCGCACGCATGGTGGACCGTCTCGCGGATGCGGCGTTCGCCGAGATTCCCGACGCCGCACACGACCTCGCGGTACAGAACCCGGAGGCCGTCACCACCGCTGTCCTCTCCTTCCTGAGCCGCTGCCCGCGCGGCGGTACCGGCGGACCGCATCAGCCCCGGGCGGTGCGCAGGGCCTGGACGCTGGGGCCCAGCTCCGGGTCGCCGGTGAAGGTGTTCAGGGCCGACGACAGTACCTCGGCGTAG
- a CDS encoding MarR family transcriptional regulator, protein MTTSPAARLGTSDQDVWNRVLTLHARVERELAAALQRRQGLGLSEYRSLEHLYHSGTSELRMQVLADRVGLGQSSVTRLVSRLEAAGFAYKDLCPSDKRGVYAVITDEGRRRYEAARATYAEVLSSALNTFTGDPELGPSVQALRTARG, encoded by the coding sequence ATGACCACCTCACCCGCCGCACGCCTGGGCACCTCCGACCAGGACGTCTGGAACCGGGTACTCACCCTGCACGCGCGCGTCGAGCGGGAGCTGGCCGCGGCGCTGCAGCGCAGGCAGGGACTCGGCCTGTCGGAATACCGCTCCCTGGAGCACCTGTACCACTCCGGTACCAGCGAGCTGCGTATGCAGGTCCTCGCCGACCGGGTGGGGCTGGGCCAGTCGTCGGTGACACGCCTGGTGAGCAGGCTGGAGGCGGCCGGTTTCGCGTACAAGGACCTGTGCCCGTCCGACAAGCGCGGCGTCTACGCGGTGATCACGGACGAGGGACGCCGGCGCTACGAGGCCGCACGCGCCACCTACGCCGAGGTACTGTCGTCGGCCCTGAACACCTTCACCGGCGACCCGGAGCTGGGCCCCAGCGTCCAGGCCCTGCGCACCGCCCGGGGCTGA
- a CDS encoding SMR family transporter, protein MHWLHLAVAVVFEIAVAMAAGKAEGFRNRPWTAATLVSGAFATFFLSKALLTFDVGVGYALWTSVAGVGITLLGVLVFGQRLNWRKALGIAVIIAGVVGLQLSGAA, encoded by the coding sequence ATGCATTGGCTCCACCTCGCCGTCGCCGTCGTGTTCGAGATCGCCGTCGCCATGGCGGCGGGCAAGGCCGAGGGCTTCCGGAACCGTCCCTGGACCGCCGCCACCCTGGTCAGCGGCGCCTTCGCCACGTTCTTCCTCAGCAAGGCGCTGCTGACCTTCGACGTCGGGGTCGGCTATGCGCTGTGGACCTCCGTCGCCGGTGTCGGCATCACGCTTCTCGGGGTCCTGGTGTTCGGTCAGCGTCTGAACTGGCGCAAGGCGCTGGGTATCGCCGTGATCATCGCCGGCGTCGTCGGTCTCCAGCTCAGCGGTGCCGCCTGA
- a CDS encoding multidrug efflux SMR transporter, with amino-acid sequence MHTSARTAARSWLMLLLAGVFEVGYALAVGGSRGFTRVSWSLVAAVFFLLTLWALSAALRTIDVGIGYAVWAGIGALGAALLGPVFFDETLTAAQAGWLGVIIAGVVWLKLADRPNARQEAGAAPREVRGAAA; translated from the coding sequence ATGCACACCTCCGCACGCACCGCCGCACGCTCCTGGCTCATGCTCCTGCTTGCCGGCGTCTTCGAAGTCGGGTACGCCCTCGCCGTCGGCGGAAGCCGCGGCTTCACCCGCGTGTCGTGGTCGCTGGTCGCCGCGGTCTTCTTCCTGTTGACGCTCTGGGCGCTCAGTGCTGCCCTGCGCACCATCGACGTCGGCATCGGCTACGCGGTCTGGGCCGGCATCGGGGCGCTCGGTGCCGCCCTGTTGGGGCCGGTCTTCTTCGACGAGACCCTCACCGCGGCCCAGGCCGGGTGGCTGGGCGTCATCATCGCCGGAGTCGTCTGGCTCAAGCTCGCCGACCGGCCCAATGCGCGGCAGGAGGCCGGTGCCGCGCCCCGGGAGGTCCGGGGTGCGGCAGCCTGA
- a CDS encoding DUF4396 domain-containing protein produces MPHHHDRSWRTAARATLHCLTGCAVGEVLGLVIGTALAWHDVPTMILAITLAFFFGYGFTMVAVLRAGLPLRGAVKVALAADTVSITVMELVDNGVILLVPGAMDAHLASGLFWGTLAFAFAVAFLVTTPVNRALIARGRGHAVAHAHH; encoded by the coding sequence ATGCCGCACCACCACGACAGGTCCTGGCGCACGGCCGCCCGCGCGACCCTGCACTGCCTCACCGGCTGCGCCGTCGGCGAGGTCCTGGGCCTGGTCATCGGCACCGCGCTGGCCTGGCACGACGTCCCGACCATGATCCTGGCCATCACCCTGGCGTTCTTCTTCGGCTACGGCTTCACCATGGTCGCCGTGCTCCGCGCCGGTCTCCCCCTCCGGGGCGCGGTGAAAGTCGCCCTGGCCGCCGACACCGTGTCCATCACCGTCATGGAACTGGTGGACAACGGCGTCATCCTGCTCGTCCCCGGCGCGATGGACGCCCACCTGGCCTCGGGGCTCTTCTGGGGCACGCTCGCCTTCGCCTTCGCCGTCGCCTTCCTTGTCACGACCCCGGTCAACCGCGCCCTCATCGCGCGCGGCAGGGGCCACGCGGTCGCACACGCCCACCACTGA
- a CDS encoding deoxyribonuclease IV: MTTPERRNPIGGHVPVAGGLAANGLSYSEKICAEAVQVFVANPRGWATPPGNPAQDEEFRTCCAARGIPAFVHAPYLINFGSHTEATAARSVVSLRHSLRRGRAIGAEGVVVHTGSATGGRERAVALAQARELMLPLLDELTHDDPQLLLEPTAGQGSSLCSLVGELGPYFEALDRHPKLGVCLDTCHAFAAGNDLAAPGGAKQALDDLVGAVGPGRLRLIHANDSKDVCGAAKDRHENIGAGHIGAEPFADLMDHPATEGVPLVIETPGGEAGHAADIARLKDLRNTP, encoded by the coding sequence GTGACGACCCCCGAACGACGCAATCCCATTGGCGGCCACGTCCCCGTAGCAGGCGGACTGGCCGCCAATGGCCTTTCCTATTCCGAGAAGATCTGCGCCGAAGCCGTCCAGGTGTTCGTCGCCAACCCGCGCGGGTGGGCGACACCACCGGGGAACCCGGCACAGGACGAGGAATTCCGAACCTGCTGCGCCGCACGGGGAATTCCCGCTTTCGTGCATGCGCCGTATCTGATCAATTTCGGTTCGCACACGGAGGCGACGGCGGCTCGCTCGGTGGTCTCGCTCCGGCACTCGCTGCGCCGGGGGCGTGCGATCGGCGCCGAGGGCGTCGTGGTGCACACCGGCTCCGCGACCGGCGGCCGCGAACGCGCCGTCGCGCTCGCCCAGGCACGGGAGTTGATGCTTCCTCTGCTGGACGAGCTGACGCACGACGACCCGCAGCTGCTGCTGGAACCCACGGCGGGACAGGGCTCCTCGCTCTGCTCCCTGGTCGGCGAACTGGGCCCGTACTTCGAGGCGTTGGACCGGCACCCGAAGCTCGGCGTCTGCCTGGACACCTGCCACGCCTTCGCCGCCGGTAACGACCTGGCAGCCCCCGGCGGAGCGAAGCAGGCGCTGGACGACCTGGTCGGCGCCGTCGGTCCGGGCCGCCTCCGGCTGATCCACGCCAACGACTCCAAGGACGTCTGCGGCGCGGCGAAGGACCGGCACGAGAACATCGGCGCCGGCCACATCGGCGCGGAGCCCTTCGCCGACCTGATGGACCACCCCGCCACTGAGGGGGTCCCCCTGGTGATCGAGACGCCGGGCGGCGAGGCGGGGCACGCTGCGGACATCGCCCGCCTCAAAGATCTGCGGAATACCCCATAG
- a CDS encoding transglycosylase SLT domain-containing protein: MPRINLPISALTARTKQSLQTLKKVDLQSLRSSARTKQYSVAGIATAGAAAMALTLVPGSADAGDESQSSAAKVSSAPVAFSGPVEHADKQRNGIAQQLDSVEKQIAADKKAAEAKKEKAAAAAAKKREAKQEASRSHKRGQAEKATAPSYPNNLDGWIREARSIMAKHGIPGSYEGIHRNIMRESSGDPRAINNWDINAQNGVPSKGLLQVIKPTFDAYHVQGTPHDQYDPVANIVAACNYAADRYGTIDNVDSAY; this comes from the coding sequence ATGCCTCGCATCAACCTTCCGATCTCCGCCCTGACCGCCAGGACGAAGCAGTCCCTTCAGACGCTCAAGAAGGTCGACCTGCAGAGCCTCCGCTCCTCCGCCCGTACGAAGCAGTACTCCGTGGCCGGTATCGCCACGGCCGGCGCCGCCGCCATGGCGCTGACCCTGGTCCCCGGCTCCGCCGACGCGGGCGACGAGTCCCAGAGCTCCGCCGCCAAGGTCTCCTCCGCCCCCGTCGCCTTCTCCGGCCCGGTCGAGCACGCCGACAAGCAGCGCAACGGCATAGCCCAGCAGCTCGACTCCGTCGAGAAGCAGATCGCCGCGGACAAGAAGGCCGCCGAGGCCAAGAAGGAGAAGGCGGCCGCCGCGGCCGCGAAGAAGCGGGAGGCCAAGCAGGAGGCCAGCCGCAGCCACAAGCGCGGCCAGGCCGAGAAGGCCACCGCCCCGAGCTACCCGAACAACCTGGACGGCTGGATCCGTGAGGCCAGGTCCATCATGGCCAAGCACGGCATCCCCGGCAGCTACGAGGGCATCCACCGCAACATCATGCGGGAGTCCAGCGGCGATCCGCGCGCCATCAACAACTGGGACATCAACGCCCAGAACGGTGTGCCCTCCAAGGGTCTGCTGCAGGTCATCAAGCCCACCTTCGACGCCTACCACGTCCAGGGCACGCCCCACGACCAGTACGACCCGGTCGCCAACATCGTCGCCGCCTGCAACTACGCGGCCGACCGCTACGGCACCATCGACAACGTCGACTCGGCCTACTGA